Genomic segment of Arctopsyche grandis isolate Sample6627 chromosome 3, ASM5162203v2, whole genome shotgun sequence:
agtATGCCGATGACACTGCCATCTTAGCGAGCTCCGTCAGCCCCAAGGGTGTCTCGctcgccctccagaagtactcggaccaactggtagcgtggtacgataaatggctgatgaaaatcaacccggacaaaagtcaggcaatattcttctccagacgtaaatatcggtgcaaaccagccaagccagtaattataaacgaccaaccagtcaactggaccacgtctactcgctacctgggggtaataatcgaccgcaaattaacctggaaaccccacatcactaacgcggtgcgtagagctagggcagttgcgtcaaagctttacccactatgcaaaccaaacagcaaactctcgcttaaaaacaagtgcttgctgtataaatccatcatccgcccacaaatcacgtacgcgagccccgtgtgggctcacactaccatctccaaCAGATCCATACTCAGACCGCAGACAgtacaaaacaaattcttgcgtgccgcgggcaactacgactggtacacaagaaacactataattcacaatgacctaaacattgactaccttgacaaacacgtacacaaacttgccgtaaactacttcaagtctctcggcaaggTAGACAATCCCTTAATAAATTCCCTCAGCAagactaaaataataattaaccaaaggcccatcgacattctgaagatgggtataggctaaaattAGCATCCATTTAACTAACCAGACTCAACCACCTCCAAACGGTCCATACccgttaaccacccactaacacactaaccccgacagtatcccacagatgttgcactaattttgcttagtgttccagatcgacaaacactccacaagcgagcagccgccagcccgcaccacaaacatcaccgagagtccgatcccatacaactcgttcgatagataggttaagggagtgtcactaccctataaactatcgttaaaacgcagccacaaagaagaagaagaagggtTTGAAGCTCATTCTGAAGCGTTCTCTCGTATCGACAGCGTCCCTTTGGATCAGTGTGATACACGATGCCGCCCAAGACTAGTGGAAAGGCCGCCAAGAAATCTGGGGGCAAAGCCCAGAAGAACATCTCCAAGGGGGATGGAAAGAAGAAGAACAAGCGCAGGAGGAAGGAGAGCTACGCCATCTACATCTACAAGGTGTTGAAGCAGGTGCACCCCGACACCGGCATCTCGTCGAAGGCGATGAGCATCATGAACAGCTTCGTCAACGACATATTCGAGCGCATCGCAGCCGAGGCTTCTCGTCTCGCCCACTACAACAAACGCTCCACCATCACTTCTCGGGAAATCCAGACCGCAGTCCGTCTCCTGCTTCCGGGAGAATTGGCCAAGCACGCTGTCTCTGAAGGCACCAAAGCCGTCACCAAATACACCAGCTCCAAGTAGACGCCAACGTCCTAGCGTTGACGAACATCAAAAGGCCCTTTTCAGGGCCACCAATATACTTTACAAGACAAAAATTTGGCTTAAAATGAACAATTTCATCATTtgcatattgatatttttttactgcaCTTAGTGTAATATAACGATTAGCAGTCCCAACTTCCTTGTTTTttttagcttgcaaacgattttttgttattgtactttattttttcatacctgatatttaaaaataataatgcctACTCAGCTTAGTGCGTTATTTTTAAGTAGTTTCATGATCGCTTCTCACAATTCTACCTTTTTTTTGCTAAACAAgtactgtattttttttctacctGACTAATTTATATATTGTGGTCAGCACGATGATTCAACTGAATAATAAACCACTGCAATTGTTGCCATTACTTGTATGGATTTCACATTTCTTCTGTCACCATCAATTCCGTTTCTATACGTCTCGTCGGCTTGGTACTAGGCATACATAACAAAatgttcaattgaaattaataaaatacatatgcaatAATAATTAGAAACGTAGAGTTCACATAACGAGAATTGGCGAAAAACCGGACCCaccgtaattcgtaatttcacATTCGAGAAGTCACACCTAAATTATTGTAATACTGTTGACGTGTTAATGTCGCACATATATAGCATATTTGAATCCTTTTTATTGtagttaatatgaaaaataaaagtttgCGAAACAAACTAATGCCCTtagtaaatgtatatacatatagcatGGACAAATTCCATTTCATCATTGCAGATCACGAAATGCTACTGAGAGCGTGAGTCTTTAACATGATTTACATGTGATTTCAAACGAAACCGATACGTTTATTGAAGTTTGATGCTCCTGAAAAGTTCGTTCACTGAGGTAAACGAAGGTGAAACAAACATTGCCCACATGGTAGtagttgaaataataaattctatTAAGCGTAATTATGTATTTGCTATACAAATGTCAAATATATATGCAGCTCAGATGAAAGTCTAGAACCGAAAACTTTGTAAATGGTTTGGTGGCCCTGAAAAGGGCCTTTTTGTTGGTGTCGATGTCAATAAATGAGTTCGTCTAACCGCCGAATCCGTAAAGGGTGCGTCCTTGTCTCTTGAGAGCGTAGACCACGTCCATGGCAGTGACGGTCTTGCGCTTGGCGTGCTCGGTGTAGGTGACGGCATCCCTGATCACGTTTTCCAGGAACACCTTGAGGACGCCTCTGGTCTCCTCGTAGATCAGACCCGAGATACGCTTGACTCCTCCACGACGAGCGAGACGTCTGATGGCAGGTTTGGTGATGCCCTGGATGTTGTCTCGCAACACCTTCCTGTGACGCTTAGCGCCCCCTTTTCCCAACCCCTTTCCTCCCTTTCCGCGACCAGTCATCTTGAATCAGTGAAGTGTTGGTGGCACGAGAGTGAGAGCTAAACAGACGCCCGAACGGGACGAACTCTGGCGAGCGAATGAGTCGCGACACTAAAACGCCCGTATGTATACTTTCGGTGGCGCCTATATTTATAGCAGTGCATGTGGTCAGGGGTTAAATACCTTTTCcaaagagataaaaaaaattattacaaaatgtaatgtaaaaaagttttttaatggaacaaatattaaatagaaaataagacgattaaataaacataaataatatgattatactcacgttttatgaaaataattcatatatgaccaatccataaatttatttatcaatgaaTTTAAGGAATATGCATAAGAATTTGCAAAAACAAAATGCTATACAATTGAACGGTGAACGGTGAAATTATAGCAGTGTATGTGATCAGGAATAACACACTTTTACAAATTAGACAATAAAATGTGCTGCAAAAAGAAacgaattcaatttcaaatacagtacactctcgattatccgggctaatgttGGGGAGGAAGGGcatggataattgaaaaacacggacaATCCGAATCATTAAATTTTGACTTAGTTtcgaatatctaatatataatttcgaaagagacttattcGATTTCTTTTTGCGATTCGaagataattttgaaagaggcagtatatgtgtttgtttgttcgtgaaagtcaatttgataaaaaaaaacaaacgagttttcaaattaatttatagaaaataaaactattcaaataaatttaataaaatgtttactattagattagtcatgtttaagcggtttatattacaaataccgaacgaagccgggtaaaaccactagaaatatcatatttacaacacaaatgtttgttttataattttaatactcattatttattaagaaaaacgcttatggttaagcagataagtggccgttagtagttagtactatgtagtgttgccaaaatataattaatctaGTCTACCAGCCAGACGAAGCATTGAAGTTGTCTTCTAATCCTAATTTCTCATGGAAAAATTTGGCTGTTTCCATACACATTTGACCGCTAATTGGTATTCCTTCTACTGGTTTTTGATTAAACTATATGAGCATAGTTGCATCCAAATCTTCGAATgttgacattttcatactttttcgtttcgaaggaCCTGCGGAACTATTACAATCTCTCGCGAACGcctctaaattatttttttgtttaactatatCTCGAACAGGTATGTCAATCTGtaatattttctgaaaataattgataataattgaatatacgtatgttacgaaaacatctgctctgaatacacgcacttgttagTTCTTCactgatcaaaagcgactgaaataCATAATTAACGCAATAGTAAAAGACATTTGAAAAGGAAACTAAAATCGTTTTTGTTTaacatcatttgtttcaaataaatcgcgtgtttacggtcgcaatcaatcgaTGCGTCTCATagtcatataagaaaaaaaaaaaaaattaaatgaattcatatttttcaagcacggataatccgcaagCCGGATAATCTGCACGTCTATGAGAATTACCatatcaattattaaatttacatagacTTGCAgattatccggtttgcggattatccgtgcttgcaaaatattaattaatttaatttttttcttatatgactATGAGCCGCAtcgattaatgaaaaaataattaaaattaattaagttgTAACGTGGGGGTGAAGTGGGTGGttttgactgaacagggaaagaccagcagagatgggagtccaaaggaaacgacagttctcagagaaagctgtggtccgactcgacttccgagtagtagtagtgggtaatattttatagatagttccatggagtttactccatgcctatcgatctagcgaattatctgggatccgattcgcggtgatgttgtggtgcgggctggcggctgctcgcatTGCTGATTTGGATGGCTAGAACACTAAGCATAGGTTAGTGCATTAACTATGGGATACTGTTACGGTTAGTAtggttagttttatatttagagGCTATAGTATTATGTTAGTGGCTTGGTTAACTTAACTTATGGTTACTGttgtcataatatatatttacagattAATTCTATCTATCCTAgtttagcctatacccatcttcaagatgtcgatgggcctttgaTTGATCGTGAGTTTGGTCTCACCGAGGGAATTTATAAGAGGGTTGTCTatcttgccgagagacttgaagtagttcacggcaagtttgtgtacgtgtttgtcaaggtggtcaatgtttaggtcattgtgaattatagtgtttcttgtgtaccagtcgtagttgcccgcggcacgcaagaatttgttttgaacTGTCTGTAGTTTGAGTATGGATGTAttggagatggtagtgtgagcccacacggggctcgcgtacgtgatttgtgggcggatgatagatttatacagcaagcacttgtttttaagcgagagcttgctgttgggtttgcatagtgggtaaagctttgacgcaactgccctagctctgcgcaccgcgttagtgatgtggggtctccaggttaatttgcggtcgattattacccccaggtagcgggtagacgtggtccagttgactggttggtcgtttataatgactggcttggctggtttgcaccgttttttgcgtctggagaagaatattgcctgacttttatccgggttgattttcatcagccatttatcgtaccacgctaccagttggtccgagtacttctggagggcgagTGAGACTCCCTTGGGGCCGACGGAGCTCGCTAAGATGGCCGTGTCATCGGCGTactgtgcgatgtttgtgtacctatgtgtaggagtgggtatgtcgtgtgtgtaaaggttgaatagCGTGGGGCCGAGGATGGAGCCTTGGGGTACGCCAGCGGAGATGCCTCGCTGAGTTGAAATGCGGTCCTTGAGTTTGACCTGAAATCTCCTTTCTCTTAGGAAGGATGCGATGGATCGTattgagtggggggtgatgttggcagcaatcattttgtaaaggaggccagagtgccagactttatcgaaagctttggaaatgtctaggaaGATTGCTCCAGTAGACATGTTGTGGTCGAAGCCGTCTATAACGGTTTCAACAACTCTGTGAATCTGGTGAACGGCAGAATGTTGGGGTCTAAAAccaaattgtgttttgggaagAAGGTCAATTTTTGCGATTTCGCTGTTGAGATTTGAGATTAGGATCCGTTCCAGGATCTTACTCAGTGAGGATAGCAAGCTGATTGGTCGGTAACTTGTTGCGAGGGAGGGGTTCGAGTAGGGTTTTCTGATGAGAATGACATTAGCGAGTTTCCATTGACTCGGAAAATAGCAGATTCTGTTGGTGGCATTTAGTATAGCTGTGAGTGCAGCGATGGCTTTTTGAGGGAGTTCTTTTAGAGCTTTGTTGGAGATTCCGTCAGGGCCAGGGGCCTTTTTGGCGGCGAtgcttttgataatattttggaCTTCAAGCGGCGAAGTGGCGACAATGGGTACTGGGGCTGGGTTTTCGAGGTAGCTATTGACGGAGCTTTCAACCATTTGGCAAAAGTCGCTTTGCAGATTAGAGTTTGAGAGCGAGAATTGGTCCTGGAGACTGTCGGCTAGGGCTTCCGCTTTATCGGCGGTGGAGTAGACAAAATTATCTCCAACTTTGATCCTGTCGATCCTATTGCCGTTGCTTCtgaagatttttgacagtttccagaaaccgttatgtccgtcttctagcgctctgagtttggtatcccggttgtcgtttcgtagttgccacaaggcgtTTTTAACGTCTTGTTGAAGTCTGTTCATTCGCTGTTTGAGGATTGGGTCCTTGTTTCTTTGGAATGCCTTCCTAGCTCTATTCTTAAGGCGAATAAGATCGCGAATGTCGGGTGGTAAAGCTTGCGGGTGCAGGGGAGAGTGGGGAGTGGTGGTGGTGCTGGCTTCTAGGGCTGACTGTATTTCGTCAGTGAGTACGTTAATAGCCGAGTCTATCTCTTGGGTGGTGTGAATCGAGTGGGGGTAAGTGACGGTGTGATGAAGGAGAGTTGAGAATTTCTCCCAAGATATGGTACTTCGGAGGATGGGGTTTATAGTTACGGGGGTGTTGGTGAGTTCTAGTATGACCGGGTGATGGTCGGAAGAGAGATCATTTACTACAGTCAAGGACTGCGCACCTGGAAAATTTTGAGTAAGAACGATGTCTAAGATATCAGGTCTACCTTTGAAGTTAATGAGGATTCTTGTGGGTTCATCTGGGGCCGTGACGGAGACTTTTGGGTTTGAGAGTTGGGAATAACTAAGGAGAATTTTCCCATTATTGTTAGTGGCTCGACTGTTCCATCTGGAATGTTTGGCGTTAAGGTCGCCTGCGGCAATGGTGGCTTTGTTGGTGTTGAATATGTTGTCTAAGTCGGTGGTGAGTAAGTGTTGATTTGGAGGGTTGTAGACTGCGTGGAGGATGAGTGGGGTGCCGGTGTTGGTCCAAACTTCTACCGACGTCAGTTCTATTCCTGTGGTGATCGGCCGCGGGGCCAAGTTGTGTTGGATCGTGTGTTTGATGAATATGGCAGTGCCGCCGGCGGCTTTGCCTATTCTGTCGTTTCTGTATGTAGTGTAGTTTGAGAAGTGTAGTCTATTACCGGGTTTGAGCCAAGTTTCGTTTACTAGTGCGATATCAATGGAGTGTTGGAGCAGGAATTGCTCGAATTCGACACGCTTGCAGAGTATGCTGCAAGCGTTCCAGTAAACGATCTTGAGGTAACAAGTCATTTTTTCTGTCGGGTGAGCATGATCAGTTGATCAGAGGCTGTTGACGCACAGTCAGTGGTCAAATGGGGTCCTGCACATTTGATGCATAAGGGGGCGACATTGCAGTTGTAGGAGCCATGTCCAAAGCCTTGGCAGCGGTGGCACTGCGGTACAGTGTCACCACGACGAAGTGATTCGATGCGAACCAGTTGGCCGAAAATGCTGGAGAGGTTGAATAATTTCTTCCCCTCTTCGTCGCGTGTGGTCTCGACTGTGAACATGGGCATGTTGCGCTTGTCACGTCGTGATTTCATGACGGTGGCTTTACTGGCTTTATAGCCAAGTTTGGCCAGCTCGGCGAGGACTTCCGATTCGGAGTAGTTGGGGTTAATGCCTCTAATGACTACTTTGAGCGGTTTGTCTTCCGTTAGAGGGTGGGCATAAAACTGAAATTGTTGCTCTTGGAGCAATTTCGTGATTTTACGGTAATCATCGATGGTGAGAGGGGAGATTTTTACTCTGTTTTCAGAGTAGACGGCCGTGAACTTGTAgttattgaagagtattcaaaggtaagtggagtcaggtcgaggtacaagaaaacacgcaggcaggttccagttctttattgctgctcgtccggtggaggtcaggatccgaatgccaccgatcgagagcgtaccgttcttatatcatagagcgctcagcgcatacacgtttatgacacgtcaacaagtacagtcattggtcaaggagtcgggtgtagccattggccacaacgcccgactccaccattggtcggcgtcaccatgacgtcactgGTCCACGGGGCGTCTCCCTATGCAACGCTACACAACCCCCCtcttaagagagatcgtcccgatcgacccaccaatttacaccttaatttacacattaatttacacattaatttacacattaatttacaattacaaaacaGTTACACATAATTACAGTTGCATGAACTTATTCATCTATACGTCGACTTATTATCTGGTGTTTCTTCCGTTTAAATGCCAACGTGGTCGGTCCATCTCGCACGTGTCACCAACGTCCAACTTCGTCTCGACAGCTTCGTCTTCTTCCATCATGTTGGTTCCAGCATCACAACTGCAAAACcaaacgttcaacccagaacgcgCACCCGTGCTCATGACCCTGAAGAGAGGCTTCGTCCCTGGAAATCTACGCAGTGAACCCCGTCGAGGTACCGCCAACATTTAGCGTCTCTGCTAAATGTGCCTCTGCCGTTGCATTGTTTACGAAACGAAACCCATTTCATTTCGTGGAAGTAGCGACACTAACGCGATGATTCATGCCTTCGTACTGCGAATGCTGTGTAGCTGGTGACGACTCCTTCTGAACGGTCTCTCGCCCTTGAAATATCTCCCCATGTTGAAAACAGTGGACGCAGATCAACAACCATCGATCGCTGCGCTGAATTTCGATGACATCGAGTATTGAATGTAGACATTACGGGAGCGGTGGTGAACTCGTAATCGACGTATCCCATTCTACGTCGCAACAGCTCCTTTTCTGACGACGACATCACCAAAAGTCGTCGTCGACCCGGCTGGCTGCTAGTCTTCGATAAGTTCGACGATCGTAGCCCGGTGCACTGCTTCTGGTTGACCCTGGCTCTCGTTCTCCGGATGACTCCGCTTCTGCTGGTTGCCTTTCCCTGCAACCTTCCGGGGTGGTCCTCTCTCGCCTTCGGCAGCATGACGCAATCCAGTTTTGATAGCGCGTGTGTGGAACGCCATCCTGGCTTCTAGGCGCCAAATGACAACACGCATCAACCCAATTGAATGAGCTGAGAGCTCGTCGCAGTGAGAACTGCGTTTTTCTCGTAGAAGGCGTGAATTGGCATCTCCAGCTCCCGCAAGCAGCATCTCGATCGCCGCTATGCTCGTTTCCGATTCGGCTCCATGTCTTCCGGCGGCGATGAAGACCTCGAATCCGCACCTTTGTGGCTCCTTGTCCCAACCATatagatcccacttctgacaccagtgaagagtattcaaaggtaagtggagtcaggtcgaggtacaagaaaacacgcaggcaggttccagttctttattgctgctcgtccggtggaggtcaggatccgaatgccaccgatcgagagcgtaccgttcttatatcatagagcgctcagcgcatacacgtttatgacacgtcaacaagtacagtcattggtcaaggagtcgggtgtagccattggccacaacgcccgactccaccattggtcggcgtcaccatgacgtcaccggtccacgGGGCGTCTCCCTATGCAACGCTACATTATGTTGGTTGAGTTTCCTTTGAACTGCCTTGTAGTCCGATGGCAACCTAAGGAAGATTGGAGCAACCTTTGCTCTTTGGACATTTTGTGAAGGAGTGTCCGAGACGGTGTTTCCGGATGGGTGAGCGGGTCTTGCGGTTTGAGGGGGTGCACGAATTTGTGCTGTGCGAGGGGTTTGGGGCGTATTTGCCgacggggcgctgggggccgcTTGTTGGGTGGGCACGTCGCGAGTTGGACGCTTTTGTGTAACATTCCTGTTACGGATTATGCCAACCGGGAATAAGTAGTCTTCCGGTTGTGGTGCCGGGGTTTTTGTAAGTGCGGGTACAGCTGCTGATGCAGGTGGGGACTTGGCAGTGGCGGTAACCTCCATTTTGTTGGAGTTGGATTCGGAATCGAAATCGGGGTCGGAGTCGAGTTCCGCGAGTGGCGCGTATCTGTTGCTATTGTGTGGGGGCGACTGTGGTTGTGTGCGTGTGGTGTTGGGCGGGCTTACCATTCTACGcttaccgttttttttttttaggtgaCGTCTGGGGGGATGTGGCCATGTCCTTCGTGGTCATCATCGACTGGGACTGCGTCATGTTTGACGCAAGGTTTCCCAGTTGGGCGGAGTGGGCTGCTTGGCCAGCAGCTCGTTGGGCTGCGTGAGTCGCGAGAATCGACTCGATGGTCTTTTTGAGGGAAGCGTTTTCTTCCTTCACGGTTCGAAACGCCTCCAATATGAGTCGCGACACTAAAACGCCCGTATTTATACTTTCGGTGGCGCCTATATTTATAGCAGTGCATGTGGTCAGGGGTTAAATACCTTTTCcaaagagataaaaaaaattattacaagcaacTACGAAATGACAACTGGGATACCAAACTACCAGACT
This window contains:
- the LOC143909367 gene encoding histone H2B-like; translation: MPPKTSGKAAKKSGGKAQKNISKGDGKKKNKRRRKESYAIYIYKVLKQVHPDTGISSKAMSIMNSFVNDIFERIAAEASRLAHYNKRSTITSREIQTAVRLLLPGELAKHAVSEGTKAVTKYTSSK
- the LOC143909372 gene encoding histone H4; the protein is MTGRGKGGKGLGKGGAKRHRKVLRDNIQGITKPAIRRLARRGGVKRISGLIYEETRGVLKVFLENVIRDAVTYTEHAKRKTVTAMDVVYALKRQGRTLYGFGG